DNA sequence from the Vicia villosa cultivar HV-30 ecotype Madison, WI linkage group LG3, Vvil1.0, whole genome shotgun sequence genome:
cttcattcctttttatctcttcctTATTTTATGGTTgactcaaatttaaaatattaataattaattcataaattttataatttatattttttgccttttcattattcatctttctttatctatttcttttcttttttatgtttctctccaaatataatatttcaactttaaaatatttaaatttattctaattttttatttttttttacttttaattcttCATCTTTATATGTTTCTTATTTTATGTTCAACTCcaaatttaaaatgtttaaaattaattcCAAAATTATGTAGTTTATCTTAATTTTGTCTTTTCATTAATCATCCATCTTtatctctttttttatttattttatgtttaactccaaaccaaatttaaaatgtttaaaaataattctgaaaaatctaaattttttcttaattttattttatttcttgtcTTTTCATTATTTATCCATCTTTATCTCTTCCTTATTTTATGTTTGACTCCATAATGTTACTTATCTTTATTCATCTTTATCTCTTCCTTATTTTATGTTTGACTCCATAATGTTACTTAAATAAGATAAATTTAAATTCATATTTTTCTTCTGTCTTACTTAactttatgttttatgtttgtaTCTCTTCCttaatttatttttgatatttattaataaatatatatatatatagatcaaatatattaataaatttataaaataaattttcttttataataaagATCGGAGGGGACATTAGACAatgatattaattaaataaaaaataataattttgtattttaatttagaCATAACTTGGATATGCTTGCTAAACAGCATAGACTCATTAATTGAGTTGGGAAAATTTTGAATACTACATTTTTTCATAAGAAAAAACGAATATAtgctaataatattaaatatttttatactgtcaACCAATAATAAACATGTATTTAATTAAAACAcgcttttaattttaaatgatatgAAATGAcaagtaaaaaaatttaattgattgTATTTGTAACGTTGGTTTACACTCTTTATGCATTACTTTTaaactctttttttaaaaatcttaaaGCAATATTTGTTTAAGTACtttaattgttttaataattaggatggttaatcatttaaataatatttaaagaggacattaaataaaataaaaataaaataataagtcgCTTAATTGTTACGACAAAAAGTTAGCAGTCATCCCTTCTTATAAATTAAGGAGCCTTTTGATAGAAATCATAATCAAAACACAATTGAAAAATCAAAGTTAGACTTATCGAAATTAAGATGTCAAGCCAGAAAACTGTCGGTGTAATGTTGGTCTTATGCATGGTGATGACGACAACATTACATGCAAGTGAAATGGATGATGTATCATGTTCAGAGGCAATTTTATCTCTATGGCCATGTCTACCTTTTCTGGAAGGTTCTCTTCCACCAACACCGTCTGCTGATTGTTGCACTGGAGCTAAAAATTTGTTCAATAAGGCAAACACAACTCCTATTAAGAGAAAGGTCTGCGAGTGTCTCAAAGATGCTTCTACTAAATTTGGAGTTAAACCAGACAGGACTGCACAACTTCCACAACTTTGTCACATTCAATTGCCTTTTCCAATTGGTCCTTCTACTGATTGTAGCAAGTATGTTTCTCTTCCTCTTTTCTTATTAACTCATACAcactaaaatattttgtttttctatattactattactattactattctaatttatttattttaaaaacctcCAGGATTGAATGATTCTACATTAGGATTAGATCGTGATGAATAAGACTTGAAGAACTGCATGGAggagtttttattttgttaatcttTCTATAATGAAAAGTTAGATTATATCAATAAGCCGTCTGAAAAAGTTGATGTATTTTTAGTGAAATTTATAAATGGAAAATaaagtcatatttttattatctattttttatttttaaggggTTATTGCTTGATGCTTGGTAAGTAGAAAGTGCGTTATTTAGGGAAACAAATTTTGACAACTTTTGTAAGtaaactaaaataatatatttattcaaactaaagattaaataaaatactCCAAAGCAGAGTTTGAGTCAACTTTTTGCATAAGTTCTGCCGTAAGTAGTTCTTTCCTACCactttgttgacttttttggttaatagttttattcaaaattataatcttttataaaatttatttgatgAGGACATAATTATTAAGGATGATAAATAATCAATTTAAGGACTAAGAGGATCAATGACAAAAGCATAtgcaccaatcgttagttggttcaatGGTGATTGGCGCTGAATTTGGTAGGGAGAGCCACGGTTAtgaaccaaaaaaaaaatcatatgccaaaaatgataagaaaatataatataaattttgataattaacataGAAACAAGATCAACATTACAAGATTTGGATGAGAAAATTGTCATTTGTATAACTCCATCACACGAAGAaaagtttttttattcttttattttctaaCCTAAGTTGTGATTAAGTTTGCATCGGATTTTGGTGTCCTTtcctttgaattttttgttttatttcttctttttttttttactttctatATTTAAAGAAAGACAATAATTCTATGTGCAAGTCCatatatatgaaaaaattattaaaaaaacaagttgatttttagtaaaatatttctttttgagAATAGTGAGTTAAACTCATCTTTGGTTTTGGATTGAACCAACATTGTTCTTATCAAGAATTCACAATTTTAGTGACTATAATTCTATTAGGTTTATCTCCTTCTAGGATTAGAAGAGTGACATCTCCCATGTGCaaatttttcatccattttttttcttttcgcgGTCTCTTGTTATAAAATTCACCAATACATCTATTTGCCAATTAAACACCTTAGAGAAGTAGAAGCTTTTCCCTCACTTGTTTCAACCTCGTTCCTGCTGGCAAGCGGTTAGAAAAACAAAACGAGTACCGAAATGCATTATGCAAAAACCTGATCGGGCGGACCGTCCAGCttgataccactatgtaacaccctaaatcctgaaactttatgttttatgtttgtaATAgttttaaagaaagatgttgttattttgattgtgattgaatgttaTATTTTGTcaagataataattttttttgtttaatgttataagttgttgtaatTGAGTGAGATTAAGATAGTTTTTGTGTTATTAAGAATGTTATCTATTGTTGTTGTAGTTATTACATTGTTATTGCATTTGATATAAATTTCATAATGTATTATAGATTGTAGTTGGATAAAAGTCGGTAGATTTATCTTGGTCTATGAAAAAGGAGTTATGAAATTCCATGAATTCCGGGAACAAAACTTCCTGATAATAATAGAATCTTTTATTATTCTTGTGTTATATGCGGGaatatcaaaaaatttaaaaagaaaataatatttcatcACCTATGTTGTGATGTAATTtgtcaaaattatataatttgaatGTAGCATGCTAAAGTAGACAAAAACCAAACTGTGACGTCATAAACACATGAAATTGATATAGATATGAATGATCGACTAGAAGATATGATTTGTGATGTTGAAGAAGATTTTTTTATGAAGGTACATATTTATGATACTTATTTAGTGACAAGGATGCGTAATTATATAAGGAGTGTACAAATTTTACACGATTCTTCAtggtgttaaaaaaatgaaaagacaaCAATATGTTTTATGTTTGTATTGTTGAAGTTAGATaggtaaaatttaatatttttaatcataaagtttaagtaatttaaatatattgattattgaaacaaatatattttcattcttCGTCCATCTTAAAATTTCCTTAATTtaattcttttttctcttttcatttttCATCCATCTTTATCAGTTCTTTATTTTATGTTTGACtccaaattaaaatatttaaaataaaatctaaaattttaaaatatattttatttttaattcttttctttttctttaattcttacttttttttttcaaagcgTGCTCAATGCTATGACCACTTATAGGATGCAAATATACCTTATGCCTAAGAAAGTCATTCACCATATATGTGATGTCTACAGGAGCTTCTTATGGTGTGGTAGGGAGGGCATCAGCAGAAGATTCCCAATTGTGTGGAATTCTATTTGTGAGCCTAGGAAAGTTTGGGGCTTAAACTTGGTGGAGTTGTTCAGTTGGAATAAAACTACTATCATAAAGCTTTCGTGGAATCTTTAGGCCAAAGATGATAAGATGTTACATCTTGGCGTGTTCCTAGCAATTGCTCTTGGATCATAAAAAGATGATGAATTATAGAGATGAGTTAGAACATAGCAGTTATTGGCACACTGCTAGACAGACGGGGATATAAAAAACGAAACTTATGTACCAAGAGCTGCGAGGTGAGAAACCTCTTATCCGATGGTACAAAATGTTCTTTAATAATGCAGCGAGGCCTTGTGCCAAATTTAATCTTTGGCTTTTTATGTGGGATAGACTGCCTACAAAAAGCAGACTTTCTCGTTTTGGTATGGTCACATATGGTTACTGTGCCTTCTGCAAGGAGGAGGAAACCCATGATCATCTCCTCTTTGTATGCGAATTTACTAGCAATATTTGGAAGAGCATTCTTGCTTGGATTGGTATTCACATGGACCCTAGAGAGTGGAATATGGAGAAGGCTTAGCTAAGTATAGAATCAACAAAGAAAGGCTGGAGACGGCTCATTCTCAAGGTTGCTATTGCGGAAACGATCTATGCCATATGGAACTTACGCAATGCAATCTTCTTCAAAGACAACATCATTGATGAGGACCTTCAGTGCAAAATCAAAGCCAATGTTATTGTTAGATGTAGTGTGATCCCTAAGCTCTCTAACCATGTAAACCTAGATGAGCTTAGCCTAAGATAGTCTTGTGCTTGTTTGTGattgtgattttttaattttttggatttCCTGGAACCTATGGGATCAGTGTAAGCTTAACTGCTTCTTCAAATATGTGATTgtgacatatttaaccctaactATTTTTTAACATATTACTTTTTTGATAAATAAATTCAACTTACGTATATGAGTATATTACAATCTATTTGAACacataaatatttaaagaattaccaaaaataaaaattcaacaaagaccaaatataaataattaagtagGATTTTACAAGATGGATGACAACATCGATGAGGATAAAAAAAAACTCTTGGTTTCACCATTATTTAGTGAAAACAAAACTCTTAGAACTGCATATTTTCTCCAACCTTGCATACAACATTCTAATGTTCTTCCATCCAATTTCCATATTTCCTCTAAAGCTACCAAAAAGTTGCCACTAGAAATAAGGTACAATGGATAGAGAGCACCCATTGATGATTGAAAAAAATAGGTCAAAAGGTTACGACTAAACTTCAAATATTTATGATTACAAATTGGAATATTCCATGCAATCAAAACTTCTAAGTATGAAACCAAAATGGACTACAAGTTGATTCTAGAACTTACTAatggatggtgttccaataaaaatacatttattttcccTTAGCGAGGATCAACAATAACATTCTTCCTAAAGCGGTTACGGCTTCCTTTGTTTCTATGATTCCTAAGAGGGAAAATTCGCAAGGCATTAATGAGTTGAGACCTATTTATCTTGTGGGTTGTTTGTATTGTCTCATTTTTAAGCTTTTGGAGGAAATATTCAAAGTGGTTATTAAGAAGTTAGTTTCTCCTTCTCAAACGGCATTCATTGAAGGGATGCAAATGGTGGATGGAGTTTTGGTTTTGAATGAGGTGTTGGATTATGCTAAAAAGTTCAAGAAGGAGTGTTTAGTGATGAAGGTGGACGTCAAAAAGGCTTATGATTGTGTCTTGGGATTACTTGCATTACATTCTTTATAGAATGGGTTTTCGTTTTAAGTGGTTGTCTTTGTTGGAAGCTGTAGCGGTTAAACTAGTGAGACTAGAGTCAttggaaagacttagctcattttaaacagagtcgccaccgtgttttattgtttccaaaaaggaatgggtgaaagagcgaataaaacccacagaagtttttaaaatcaaaactaaagaacttatcagagttctggctacgaagggtttgttatacaaggggaaggttttaaacacccctcatatccatggtactccatgggaacctctttgttctctttcttttgttattttgtttgtaCATATGTCTTTAAAAATCCTAtgtaaaattgtttaaaatagagggtgggaatgggaagagaagtttttgaaagtgagctcgataagatatcgcgtcttaggcctacataccccttaa
Encoded proteins:
- the LOC131656686 gene encoding non-specific lipid-transfer protein A-like, whose translation is MSSQKTVGVMLVLCMVMTTTLHASEMDDVSCSEAILSLWPCLPFLEGSLPPTPSADCCTGAKNLFNKANTTPIKRKVCECLKDASTKFGVKPDRTAQLPQLCHIQLPFPIGPSTDCSKIE